The Micromonospora siamensis genome contains the following window.
CCGGCGCTGGTCGACGATGCGGCGCATCTTGCCCATCGAGCGTTCCACGCCGTCCGGGGCGATCACCTCGACGGCGACACTGACCCCGATGGTGTTCTTGACCTGCTCCACCAGGGCCCGGCCGGCCCGCTCGGCCACCTCGGGCGCCACGCCGGGACGGCGCTCCACCTTCACGGTGAGGCCGTCCAGCCGGCCCTGCCGGTCCAGCACGCACTGGAAGTGCGGCGACAGCGCGGGGGTACGCAGGATCAGCTCCTCGATCTGGGTGGGGAAGACGTTCACCCCGCGGACGATCATCATGTCGTCGGTCCGGCCGGTGATCTTCTCGATCCGCCGCATCGGGCGGGCCGTGCCGGGCAGCAGCCGGGTCAGGTCGCGGGTGCGGTAGCGCACCACCGGCATCGCCTCCTTGGTCAGCGAGGTGAGCACCAGCTCCCCCCGCTCCCCGTCGGGCAGCACCTCCCCGGTGACCGGGTCGATGATCTCCGGATAGAAGTGGTCCTCCCACACGTGCAGGCCGTCCTTGGTCTCCACGCACTCGACCGCCACCCCGGGACCCATCACCTCGGACAGGCCGTAGATGTCCACCGCGTGCATGTCCAGGCGCTGCTCCATCTCCCGGCGCATGTCCTCGGTCCACGGCTCGGCGCCGAAGATGCCGACCTTCAGCGAGGTGGCGCGCGGGTCGACGCCCTGGCGTTCCATCTCGTCCACGATGGCCAGCATGTAGCTGGGGGTGACCATGATGACCTCGGGTTCGAAGTCGCGGATCAGCAGCACCTGCCGCTCGGTCATCCCGCCGGAGACCGGGATGACGGTGCAGCCCAGCTCCTCGGCGCCGTAGTGGGCGCCCAGCCCGCCGGTGAACAGCCCGTAGCCGTACGCGACGTGCACCCGGTCGCCGGGGCGGCCGCCGGAGGCGCGGATGGAGCGGGCCATCAGCCGCGCCCAGGTCGTCAGGTCCTGCTTCGTGTAGCCGACCACGGTGGGACGGCCGGTGGTGCCGGAGGAGGCGTGCAGCCGGGCGACCCGCTCCCGAGGGACGGCGAACATGCCGAACGGGTAGTTCTCCCGCAGCTCGGCCTTGCCGGTGAACGGGAAGCGGGCCAGGTCGGCCAGGTCGCGGCAGTCGTCGGGACGCACCCCGGCCGCCTCGAACGCCCGCCGGTAGTGCGGCACGTTGTCGTACGCGTGCCGCAGCGACCACCGCAGTCGCTGGAGTTGCAGCGCCCGCAGCTCGTCGACGCCGGCCCGCTCCACGGGCTCAAGCTCCTCCGGACGAGGGGTGCGGTCCTGCACGGTGGCCTCCTCAAGGTGGCACGGCCGGCGCCGCGGCACGCCGGCGGATGCCGCTCACCGTACGCCCGTACGGCAGGTCCTGCCAGGTCAGCGCGGAGACATGCCCCGGGGTCGATGGCGACGTAGCGAAGCGGCAGAATGGCGCACAGTGGCCACGAGAGCGGGAGGCACGAGGATGACGCGTACCGACAGCCCGGGGGCGCAGGCCGTCGGCACGGCGACGGGCCCGGTGGAGGCGCCTCGGGCGACCCGGCGCGAGGACCTCCTGACGGTCCTGCTCGGGACCCTCCTGGTCGGCGGCGCCCTCGCCGACGGGTGGGCGCACATCAACATCGTCGAGACCCTCGAGGGGTTCTTCACCCCGTGGCACGGCCTGCTCTACGCCGGCTTCACCGCGACCGCCGCCTGGACGTTCTGGCTCGCGTACGGGCGGCGCGACACCGCGCCGCGCTGGTGGCGGGACGGCTGGCCACGCGGCTACCGGCTGGGGGCGCTGGGCGTCGTCCTCTTCGGCGTGGGCGGCCTGGCGGACATGGTGTGGCACGAGACCCTCGGCGTCGAGGTCGGACTGGACGCTGCCTTCAGCCCCAGCCACATGCTGCTCGACACCGGAGCGGTGCTGCTGCTCACCAGCCCGCTGCGCTCCTGGTGGGCGGGGGGTGAGGGTGGCGCGCGGGCGGCCACGGGGGTGGCGTCGCTGGCGCTCGGGGCGATGGCGTCGACGATCCTGCTCACCCACTCGCACGCGTTCCGCACGAGCACGCCGACCCGGCCGCTCGGGCCGGAGGTCTATCCGCCGCTGACGATCCTCGGCGTCGACGCGTACCTCGTCACCACGGTGGCCCTCGGCGTGCCGTTCCTGTTGGCTTTCCGGCGGCGCGCGACGATCGGCACGGCGGCCGCGGTGGTCGCCGGCCCGGCCCTGTTCTGCCTGGTGATGTTCGAGTTCCCGCGCCTGCAGGTCTGGGCGGCGGCGGGGGCCGTGCTGGGCGCCGTGCTGGCCGACCTGGTGCTCGCGCGGCTGGACGCGGTGCGCGGCCCGGACGCGTCGCTGCGGTTGCCGCTGGCCGGCGCGGCCTTCGCCGCCCTGGTGTGGGGCGGCCACCTGCTCGGCTTGGCGCTCGCCGACGGCGTCCGCTGGACGCCGGAACTGTGGACCGGGATCATCACGCTGACCGCGATCGAGGGCGCGCTCCTCGGCGGCCTGGCGGCCCGTCCCGCCGCGCCGGGCCGGGGTCCCGCCGTCTGACGCGCCGGCCGCCGCCCGGCGGCCGGCGCGGCGGCGCGGCGGCGCGGCGGCGCGCGCAACGGTGGGCAGGCCGGAGAGCCGCAGGTGGCGGGTTCAGCCGGCGGCGGGGAGCCGGTGCAGGGCGGTCACCAGCGGGGCCAGCTCGGGGGTCCGCTCCCCCTCGGCGAGGGCGTCGGTGAGCACCCGGTCGTGGGTGGGCCGGGCCCGGGCCAGCAGCTCGGAGCCGGCCGGGGTGAGCTCGGTGTAGATGCCGCGCCGGTCGTCGGCGCAGAGGATCCGGGTGAGCAGGCCACGTTCCTCCAGGCGGGTGACCAGCCGGGTGGTGGCGCTGCCGGAGAGCGCGGCGGCCCGGGCCAGCTGGCGCATCCGCATGTGCCAGCCGTCCTGCCGGGAGAGCGCGTCGAGCACGGTGTACTCCACCACCGAGAGGTCGTGCTCCTGCTGGAGCGCGCGTTCCAGTGCGGTCTCGATCAGGCCGTGCAGGGCGGCGAGCGTACGCCAGCCCTGGGCACGGACCTGTACCGCGTCGTCGCCGATGCCCATGCCGCCCCCTCCGCCGTGATCCGGCTCCCATGCTAGCACGCTTGCGCAGGTAGCAGGCGCGTGCAACTATTTCGTTGTCGACGCGGTTAGTTGCACACGCGTCATGTCTTCGTAAGCACAAAATCCGACACACGGATGGGAACCTCATGTCTCAGCGCGCCTCCGCCCTGCCGGGCGGGCTGATCGCCCTCGCCGTCGGGGCGTTCGGCATCGGCCTCACCGAGTTCGTGATCATGGGCCTGCTCCCCCAGGTCGCCGCCGACTTCGCCGTCACCGAGGCGGTCGCCGGCCGGCTGATCTCCGGCTACGCGCTCAGCGTCGCCGTCGGCGGGGTCGCCCTCACCGCCGCGGTCACCCGGCTGCGCCGCAAGCCGGTCCTGCTCGGCCTGATGGTGCTCTTCATCGCCGGCAACCTGACCTCCGCGCTGGCCGGCGACTACGCCACCATGATGACCGGCCGGATCGTCGCCGCGCTCTGCCACGGCGCGTTCTTCGGCATCGGCGCGGTGGTCGCCGCCGGCCTGGTCCCGCCGGCCCGCCGGGCGGGCGCCATCGCCATGATGTTCGCCGGCCTGACCATCGCCAACGTGCTCGGGGTGCCGTTCGGCACCCTGCTCGGCCAGCACCTGGGCTGGCGCTCCACCTTCTGGGCGATCACCGGGATCGGCGTGCTGGCACTGGTCGGGCTCGCCCTGCTGGTCCCCGGCCGCGGCCCGGCCACCGACGCCGCCGCCAGCGGTGGGCTCCGCGGCGAGCTGCGCGCCTTCACCCGACCGCAGGTCTGGTTCTCGCTGGTCGTCACCGTCCTCGGCTTCGGTGGCATGTTCGGCGCCTTCACCTACATCGCGTACACCCTGACCGAGGTCAGCGGCTTCGCCACCGCGACCGTGCCGTGGCTGCTGGTGCTCTTCGGCGTCGGGCTCTTCGCCGGCAACCTGGCCGGCGGCCGGGCCGCCGACGCGAACCTGTCGCGCACCCTGGTCACCGTGCTGGCGGTGCTGACCCTCGTGCTGACCGGCTTCGCGCTCACCGCCGCCAGCCCGGCGCTGACCATCGCGTCGCTGCTGCTGATGGGGGCCTTCGGCTTCGCCACCGTGCCCCCGCTGCAGATGCGGATCATGAAGTACGCCCACCAGGCGCCCACTCTCGCCTCCGGCGCCAACATCGCCGCCTTCAACCTCGGCAACGCCCTCGGCGCCTGGATCGGCGGCATCACCATCAGCGCCGGCCTCGGCTACACCTCCCCGATCTGGGCCGGCGCCGCCCTCACCCTGCTCGGCCTCGGCGTGCTCCTGGTCGCCGAGCGCAGCGCCGCCCGTACGCCGGCCGCCGCGCCGCCCGCCGCCGAGCTGGTCCACACGGCGGTCTGAGCCGGCCGCCGGCGCGGCGCTATGCTCGCCGCACCGTGACCACTCCACCGCCCGAGCACCGCGTCGACCCCGACGTCGACCTGCACGTACCCGCCGACCGGGGGGAGCTGACCGCCCACCCGGCGGCGGTGCTCGGCGCGATCTCCGCTGGCGGGGTGCTCGGCGCGCTGGCCCGCGCCGGCCTCCAGGCCGCCGTCCCGCACGCCGCCACCGGCTTCCCGTGGGCCACCTTCGGCATCAACGTCACCGGCTGCCTGCTGATCGGGGCGCTGATGGCGGTGGTCACCGGCCGCCCGACCGGCCCGCTGGTCCGGCCGTTCCTCGGCGTCGGGGTGCTCGGGGGTTTCACCACCTTCTCCACGTACGCGGTCGACGCGCAGCGGCTGCTGGCGGCCGGCGCGGCCGGGACCGCGCTGGCGTACCTGGCGGCCACCCTGGTCGGGGCGCTGCTCGCCGTCGGCGCCGGGGACGCCGTCGCCGGCCGGTTACTGGCCCGGGGAGCGCGCCGGTGAGCGTCCTGCTGATCGCGCTGGGCGCGGCCCTCGGCGCCCCGCTGCGCTACCTGACCGACCGCGCCGTGCAGGCCCGGCACGACTCGCCGCTGCCGTGGGGGACGCTGACGGTCAACATCACCGGGTCGCTGCTGCTCGGCGCGGTGGCCGCCGTCCCGGCCGACCCGGCGCTGACCGCGCTGGTCGGCACCGGCTTCTGCGGGGCGCTGACCACCTGGTCCACGCTGAGCTACGAGACGCTGCGGCTGAGCCGCGACGGGCACCGCGGGCACGCCCTGGCGTACGCGCTGGGCAGCATGCTCGCCGGGCTCGGCGCGGCGTGGACCGGCTACGCCCTGACCCACGCCGTCACCGGCTGACCGGCCGCCGTCAGGCGCCGACCCGGAAGCTGCGGGTGGCGTACGGGCCGAGCGGCACCCGGTCACCCATCGGCCCCGCACCGAGCGGCCGCTCGGCGAGATCGCACTCCACCAGCGCACCGGGGACACCGGCGACAGTGGCCACCACCTCGGCCGACGTGGGGTTGACCAGCCGCAGCACCGCACCTGTCCCGTCCTCGGCCGGCTTGTACGCCGACACCAGCGCACCGTCCACCCGCAACCCGCCGGCCGGGGCGGGCGTGGGCGTACCCGGGCGCAGCTGCCAGGCCCGCAGCGGCGCCCGCCGGCGGGCAGCCGCCGCGGTGACCGACGCCTCGTCGTCGGCGAGCCGGACGCCAACCGCCGCGCTGATCCGCCGTCGGCACTGGGCCTCGGGGGTGGGCAGCTGCGGCCCCGCCCCGGCGGTCCGGGCCCGCAGGTCGGGCCGGGAGAGCCAGCCGACCGCCCGGAGCACGGTGACGGCGAGCGACGGCCGCTCCCCGGTGATGCCCTGCACCTCGGGCAGCCCCGGGGCGAGCACGGCCAGGCCGGGCAGCAGGGCCAGCGACCGGACCGGCGCGACCCCGGCGTCGGCCTCGTAGCCGCGCTGCTCGGGCAGCGGGCCCAGCGCCGGCTTGAGCGGCCGGTCCAGCAGGCTGAAGTGGGTGTCGGCGCGCCAGGAGGTGGCCGCCACGTCGGTCGGGAAGTGGGCCTGGAGCCGGTGGTCGTCGGCGGTGTTGTCGAACTCGACCCGCCAGTCCAGCTCCCGCGCCCCGGCCCAGACGGTGGCGGTGACGGTCAGCGGGATGGTCACCCGCTCGACGGAGCGGGCGGTGCGGTCGGCGGTCAGCCCGGCCGGCACGGTCAGCTCGGCGCGGGCGACGATCCGGGAGGCGACCTCGCTGTCGTACACCCGGGCGTCCCGGAGCACCGGGCTGGCCGCCTCGTCGAGGCGCGGCGGGTCGTAGGTGTAGGTGTCGCCCGCGTCGCCGGAGTCGACCAGCCGGCCCAGCCCCGGCAGGGTACGCCCGCTCGCCGCGTCGACCAGGGTGAACGAGGCGTCCTCGGCGACGGTCAGCGTCCAATCCCCCCGGGTCACCGTCCGGCCGGACGTGCCCGCGTCCGGGATGGCCGCCTCCCCCGGGACGACGGTGGCGGTGTAGCCGGTCCAGCCGCCGGCCGGCGGGTCGGCGACGAACGCGATCCGGTGCCGCAGGGTGTCCCGGGTGTCCGGGAGGATGTCCAGGTCGGCGCAGAACAGCGGGGTCGGCTCGGTCTCCACCAGCTCGTACGGCACCGGGACGCCGGCCGCGTCGACCAGGCCGCCGACCGTGTGGCCCGGCGCGGTGTACACGTCCACGGTGACCGGGCCGGCCGCCGGCGCGGCGTGCGGGTTGACCACCACCAGCGCGGCGGCGTCGGTGACCGGTTCGCCGGCCAGCCGGGTGTCCAGGCCCAGGTCGAGCAGGGCCCGCTCGACCAGGTGCTCGCCGGCCTGCCGGGCCCGGTCGAAGCGGACCTCGTTCTCCCGGTGCACCTCGTCGACCGAGCAGCCGCAGATCGAGTCGTGCGGCGCGTTGCGGAGCAGCAGGTCCCAGGCGTGCCGCAGCAGCCCGACCGCCTCGCCCCGCCCGGCGCGTACGGTCAGCGGCTCGGCCCACGACTCCAGCAGCGTCTCGGTGGCGGCGTTGGCCTGCTTCAGATAGAGCCGGGTGGAGAGCGTGCCGGCCAGCACGAAGGTCAGCCAGTCGCCCGGGTACCGCAGCTCACCGTCGACCACCGCGTCGGCCGGCACGGCGCCCCGGATCGCGGCGAAGTACTCGGCCAGGGTGCTCTCCCGCGCCGCGCCGTCGGCCAGGCCGGCGGGCAGCGGCCGGGGCGCCAGGTGGTCCCCGCCGTTGAGCAGCAGGTACGGCCCGTCGGCGTCCCGCCCCGCCTGCTTGTCGCGGAACGTCGCCAGCCGGTCGGCGGCCGAGGCCGCCTCCCAGAGCACCTCCGGCTCGTAGTAGCCCTGATTGACGGCGGTGACCGAAGAGCCGTCCGGCGAGCGCCAGGTGAACCGGGGGTACGCCGGTGGCGCGCCCCGCCAGACCAGCGCGGTGTCCAGGCCGAAGCCGCGCAGCACCCGGGGCAGGTCGGCGGGGTGGCCGAAGGCGTCCGGGCAGTAGCCGATCGGGGCCAGCTCCAGTCCGAGGTCGGCGGCGACCCGGCGGGCGGTGAGCAGGTTGCGGATCAGGTTCTCGCCGGAGACGAGCTGGTTGTCGGCCAGCACGTGCCAGGGGCCGACCTGGATCCGGCCGGCGGCGGCGTGGGCGCGTACCCGCCCGGCCAGGTCGGGGCGGATCTCCAGCGCGTCCAGCGCCGTGATCGTCTGCCCGTCGAGGTGGAAGCGGCCCAGCTCACCGGCGTCGAGCTGGGCACAGACCCGGGCGACCAGCTCGGCCAGCCGGGCCCGGAACGACTCCATCGGCCGGTACCACTCGCGGTCCCAGTGGGTGTGGTTGACGACGTGCACGGTCATGACATCTCCGCTCTGGTGACGAGGGCGGCGGCGAAGCGGGCGGTGACCACGGCCGGACGGGTGATGGCGGTGCCGACGACCACGGCGTGCGCGCCGCGGCGCAGCGCCTCGGCGGCCTCCTCGGGGGTGTTGATCCGCCCCTCGGCCACCACCGGCACGGGCAGCGCCGCGGCCAGCGCGCCGACCAGCGCCAGGTCCGGGTCGTGCGGCACAGCGCCGCCGGTGTAGCCGGCGAGGGTGGTGCCGACCAGGTCGACCCCGGCGGCCACGGCGGCGTACGCGTCGGCCTCGGCGGCCACGTCGGCCATCACCAGCACACCGGGGTGCCGCTCGCGCAGGGCGGCGACGGTCTCGGCGAGGGTGCGCCCGTCCGGGCGGGGCCGGCGGGTGCCGTCCAGCGCGACCACGTCGGCGCCGGTGGCGGCGACCGCTTCGGCGTGCGCCAGGGTCGGGGTGATGTAGACGCCGGACGCGCCGTCCTTGATCAGGCCGATCAGCGGGGTGTCCGGCAGGGCGGCCCGCAGGGCCCGCAGGTCGCGCAGGCCCTGGGCACGGATCGCGGCGGCGCCGCCGTTGCACGCCGAGCGGGCCAGCGCCACCATGTGCGCCGGGTCGTCGAGCGGCTCCCCGGCGTCGGCCTGGCAGGAGACGACGAGCCGGCCTCGGATGTCGTCGAGCACGGTCATCGGGTGGGGTCCTCCAGTACGGCGCCGAAGGCGCGATGGGTGTCCACGGCGGACGGGTCGGCGCCGAGGGCGGTTGCGGCGCGGCGGGCGGCGTCGGCGTCGGCCGGGCCGGCGGGACGGTCGGGGTCGACCGCGAGGGTGGCGGCCCGTTCCCCCTCCAGGGCGCCGTGTGCTGCGGCGAGCTGCACCGCGCCGAACAGGGGGTGGTCGACGTCCACGTCGGCGACCCAGGCCAGCGGCACCCCGGCCGCGACCAGGTCCCGCTGGACGGCGAGCAGGAAGGCCGGCTCGTCCACGGCGCTCACCGGCCGGCGGTCGCGTACGGCGCGGGCGGCGAGCGTGCCGGCCGCCTCCCCCACCGCCCACTCCCCGTGGTGCACCCGGTACGCCGCCGCGGCGACCTGGGTGGCGCCGAGGTTCTTCGCGGCGGCGAGCAGGTTCTCCGCGCCGGCCGGCACCAGCGCGGCGGCGGGGATGGTGAACGGCGCGGTCTCCCGGTACACCGGCGCCGGGTGGCCGGTGCGTTCGTGCAGGTCCACGTGGTACCAGGTGACGCCGAGCGAGCCGGGCAGGTGCCGGGCCCGGGCCCGGCCGTCGACCGGGGCGAGGTCGTGCCCGGTGACCGGGGTGTCGACCACGATCCGCCGGGACTCCCGCAGGTACGGCGCCTCGGCGAAGCCGTCCGGGGTGCCGGCCGCCTCGGGTGCCAGCCGCAGGCCGGGGAAGCCGTGCCCGCCGTCCTCCCGGGGCGCCTCGGTACGCAGCCAGTGCACGAACGCGGCGGTCAGCTCCCGTCCGGCGCGCTCCGCCCCGGCCGGGTCGCGTAGCGGGTCCTGCCCGGCGCAGTCGTTGGACGCCCAGTTCAGCACGGCCAGTTCCGGTGCGGTGGCGCGGAGCCGGCGGTAGGTCCAGAACGGCGGCCGGCCGTCCGGTCCGTCGGAGAACATCCGGTACCGGTGCACGCCGCCGTCCCAGCCGGCGATGTCGAAGGTGAGCCGGTCGCGCAGGGCGGCGTAGTTCGCCGGGGCGGGGCCGGTGAAGTCGGCGCCGGGGTGGTGCTCGACCAGCGCGCACCAGGTGAAGGACTGTTGGGCGCCCGGGTCGGGGGCGCCGGGCACCGCGTCGGGTTCGCCGTACGCGTCGGACCCCTCGGATCCGGTGACGGTGGCGAAGCCGGACAGCGGGGCCAGGTCGCCGCGTTCGGTGGCGTCGCAGAAGACGGTGGCGGCGAGCACGGTGCCGTCGGTGAGGGTGACGTCCCGGATCCGGTTCCGCTCGACTCGGGCGGCCACCGGCGCGAGGCCGGTCAGCACGGTCACCTTCGCCTCGGCCAGGCTCGTGTCGAGCACCCGCTGGGCGACGGCCGGCTCCACGCAGAGCCGGCTGACCCAGCCGCCGCCGGGGTTGGCCGTCCCGCCGTAGGCGGCGCGCAGCGCGTCGCGCAACGCCCGGTAGCTCGCCGAGCGGCCGAAGCTCTCCACGTGCGGATGCTCGTCGAGGGCCGGCAGGGCCTGGGTGGTGACCTGCCCGCCGATCCGGGAACACTCCTCGACCAGGACGACGGAGACGCCGGCCCGGGCGGCGGCGAGCGCGGCGGCCACCCCGCCGAGCCCGCCGCCGACCACGGCCACGTCGGTGGTCAGGGTCGGGTCAGGACTGGGCACCGGTCTCCTCCAGGGCGAAGTCGATCTCGTACGTGCGCTGCCAGGGCAGGGTCACCGAGCCGGCGGTCGGGGTCAGGCCGGGCACGGCGGCCAGCTCCCGCCAGCGCTCGGTGAGCAGTTCCTCGATCCGGGCGGTGACCGCCGGGACGTCGGCGGCGGCGATGTGGTCGTGCCGGGTCGGGTCGGTGCCCAGCTCGGCGCGGAGCCGGGGCCGGGCGTACGACATCCAGCCGTGGTCGTCGAGCAGCCGGTGGGCGAGCAGCCGCCGCGCGGCGGACTCGTCGAGGGTGCCGGTGACCCGCCCCACCTGGTAGGCGACCAGGGTGGCCAGGGCGCTGCCGACGGTGTTGCCGGCGGTGTTCCAGCCGGCGTACCCGGCCAGCCGGGCGTAGCTGCCGTCGGCGGCGAGGTCGGCGACCAGTCGGGGGTCGGCGCCGTTGCCGAGGGCGCAGTCGGCCAGCGCCACGGTCCGCCCGTCGGCGAGCAGCCGGCGGACCAGGACGGCGGTCCGGGCGGCAGGGCCCGGGTCGGTGTCGGCGGGCGGGGCGGTGGCCCAGTCGGCGTCGCCGGGCTGCGGCGGGTGCACCACCAGCACGGCGGCGGCGTCGTCCGCGTCCACCACGGTCGCGCCGGCGGCGACGGCCTGGCTGGCGATCCCGGCGCCGACCGGCACCGGCTCGTAGCGGGCGATCCGGGCCAGCCCGTCCGGCTCGGCGCAGGCCACCGCGATCCGGGGCGAGCGTCCGGCGGCGGCGGTGAGCGCCCGGGCCACCAGCACCGCGCCGATCTCGTCGGCCCCCGGGTGGGCGAGCACCCGGTCGCCGAGCTCCAGCCAGCCGGTCCAGGTGCGCAGCCACTGCCACTCGGCGGTGCCGACCGCGGCGACGGCGGTGTCGTCGGCGCCGACCACCAGGGTGTCCAGCACGCCGTCGGCGGCCAGCCCGAGGGCGACCTGGTTGAGCAC
Protein-coding sequences here:
- the paaK gene encoding phenylacetate--CoA ligase PaaK, with amino-acid sequence MQDRTPRPEELEPVERAGVDELRALQLQRLRWSLRHAYDNVPHYRRAFEAAGVRPDDCRDLADLARFPFTGKAELRENYPFGMFAVPRERVARLHASSGTTGRPTVVGYTKQDLTTWARLMARSIRASGGRPGDRVHVAYGYGLFTGGLGAHYGAEELGCTVIPVSGGMTERQVLLIRDFEPEVIMVTPSYMLAIVDEMERQGVDPRATSLKVGIFGAEPWTEDMRREMEQRLDMHAVDIYGLSEVMGPGVAVECVETKDGLHVWEDHFYPEIIDPVTGEVLPDGERGELVLTSLTKEAMPVVRYRTRDLTRLLPGTARPMRRIEKITGRTDDMMIVRGVNVFPTQIEELILRTPALSPHFQCVLDRQGRLDGLTVKVERRPGVAPEVAERAGRALVEQVKNTIGVSVAVEVIAPDGVERSMGKMRRIVDQRRER
- a CDS encoding MarR family winged helix-turn-helix transcriptional regulator, whose product is MGIGDDAVQVRAQGWRTLAALHGLIETALERALQQEHDLSVVEYTVLDALSRQDGWHMRMRQLARAAALSGSATTRLVTRLEERGLLTRILCADDRRGIYTELTPAGSELLARARPTHDRVLTDALAEGERTPELAPLVTALHRLPAAG
- a CDS encoding MFS transporter produces the protein MSQRASALPGGLIALAVGAFGIGLTEFVIMGLLPQVAADFAVTEAVAGRLISGYALSVAVGGVALTAAVTRLRRKPVLLGLMVLFIAGNLTSALAGDYATMMTGRIVAALCHGAFFGIGAVVAAGLVPPARRAGAIAMMFAGLTIANVLGVPFGTLLGQHLGWRSTFWAITGIGVLALVGLALLVPGRGPATDAAASGGLRGELRAFTRPQVWFSLVVTVLGFGGMFGAFTYIAYTLTEVSGFATATVPWLLVLFGVGLFAGNLAGGRAADANLSRTLVTVLAVLTLVLTGFALTAASPALTIASLLLMGAFGFATVPPLQMRIMKYAHQAPTLASGANIAAFNLGNALGAWIGGITISAGLGYTSPIWAGAALTLLGLGVLLVAERSAARTPAAAPPAAELVHTAV
- a CDS encoding FluC/FEX family fluoride channel, translating into MTTPPPEHRVDPDVDLHVPADRGELTAHPAAVLGAISAGGVLGALARAGLQAAVPHAATGFPWATFGINVTGCLLIGALMAVVTGRPTGPLVRPFLGVGVLGGFTTFSTYAVDAQRLLAAGAAGTALAYLAATLVGALLAVGAGDAVAGRLLARGARR
- the crcB gene encoding fluoride efflux transporter CrcB, with product MSVLLIALGAALGAPLRYLTDRAVQARHDSPLPWGTLTVNITGSLLLGAVAAVPADPALTALVGTGFCGALTTWSTLSYETLRLSRDGHRGHALAYALGSMLAGLGAAWTGYALTHAVTG
- a CDS encoding glycoside hydrolase family 38 N-terminal domain-containing protein; its protein translation is MTVHVVNHTHWDREWYRPMESFRARLAELVARVCAQLDAGELGRFHLDGQTITALDALEIRPDLAGRVRAHAAAGRIQVGPWHVLADNQLVSGENLIRNLLTARRVAADLGLELAPIGYCPDAFGHPADLPRVLRGFGLDTALVWRGAPPAYPRFTWRSPDGSSVTAVNQGYYEPEVLWEAASAADRLATFRDKQAGRDADGPYLLLNGGDHLAPRPLPAGLADGAARESTLAEYFAAIRGAVPADAVVDGELRYPGDWLTFVLAGTLSTRLYLKQANAATETLLESWAEPLTVRAGRGEAVGLLRHAWDLLLRNAPHDSICGCSVDEVHRENEVRFDRARQAGEHLVERALLDLGLDTRLAGEPVTDAAALVVVNPHAAPAAGPVTVDVYTAPGHTVGGLVDAAGVPVPYELVETEPTPLFCADLDILPDTRDTLRHRIAFVADPPAGGWTGYTATVVPGEAAIPDAGTSGRTVTRGDWTLTVAEDASFTLVDAASGRTLPGLGRLVDSGDAGDTYTYDPPRLDEAASPVLRDARVYDSEVASRIVARAELTVPAGLTADRTARSVERVTIPLTVTATVWAGARELDWRVEFDNTADDHRLQAHFPTDVAATSWRADTHFSLLDRPLKPALGPLPEQRGYEADAGVAPVRSLALLPGLAVLAPGLPEVQGITGERPSLAVTVLRAVGWLSRPDLRARTAGAGPQLPTPEAQCRRRISAAVGVRLADDEASVTAAAARRRAPLRAWQLRPGTPTPAPAGGLRVDGALVSAYKPAEDGTGAVLRLVNPTSAEVVATVAGVPGALVECDLAERPLGAGPMGDRVPLGPYATRSFRVGA
- a CDS encoding N-acetylmannosamine-6-phosphate 2-epimerase; this translates as MTVLDDIRGRLVVSCQADAGEPLDDPAHMVALARSACNGGAAAIRAQGLRDLRALRAALPDTPLIGLIKDGASGVYITPTLAHAEAVAATGADVVALDGTRRPRPDGRTLAETVAALRERHPGVLVMADVAAEADAYAAVAAGVDLVGTTLAGYTGGAVPHDPDLALVGALAAALPVPVVAEGRINTPEEAAEALRRGAHAVVVGTAITRPAVVTARFAAALVTRAEMS
- a CDS encoding FAD-dependent oxidoreductase, which codes for MPSPDPTLTTDVAVVGGGLGGVAAALAAARAGVSVVLVEECSRIGGQVTTQALPALDEHPHVESFGRSASYRALRDALRAAYGGTANPGGGWVSRLCVEPAVAQRVLDTSLAEAKVTVLTGLAPVAARVERNRIRDVTLTDGTVLAATVFCDATERGDLAPLSGFATVTGSEGSDAYGEPDAVPGAPDPGAQQSFTWCALVEHHPGADFTGPAPANYAALRDRLTFDIAGWDGGVHRYRMFSDGPDGRPPFWTYRRLRATAPELAVLNWASNDCAGQDPLRDPAGAERAGRELTAAFVHWLRTEAPREDGGHGFPGLRLAPEAAGTPDGFAEAPYLRESRRIVVDTPVTGHDLAPVDGRARARHLPGSLGVTWYHVDLHERTGHPAPVYRETAPFTIPAAALVPAGAENLLAAAKNLGATQVAAAAYRVHHGEWAVGEAAGTLAARAVRDRRPVSAVDEPAFLLAVQRDLVAAGVPLAWVADVDVDHPLFGAVQLAAAHGALEGERAATLAVDPDRPAGPADADAARRAATALGADPSAVDTHRAFGAVLEDPTR
- a CDS encoding DUF4127 family protein, with amino-acid sequence MIRIALLPLDDRPVCRMLPGLVAAVAGATVETPPAALLPAGRRPGDPDALADWLGTRRADAAVVALETLGLGGLIASRLRDDPVPAVLRRWAALSDVAGPVYASTVVQRTPDADDAGEEPDYWARLGRKLHAWSAALHRALGTGDTPPTEVPPEIRHDFLRRRQRNHVLNQVALGLAADGVLDTLVVGADDTAVAAVGTAEWQWLRTWTGWLELGDRVLAHPGADEIGAVLVARALTAAAGRSPRIAVACAEPDGLARIARYEPVPVGAGIASQAVAAGATVVDADDAAAVLVVHPPQPGDADWATAPPADTDPGPAARTAVLVRRLLADGRTVALADCALGNGADPRLVADLAADGSYARLAGYAGWNTAGNTVGSALATLVAYQVGRVTGTLDESAARRLLAHRLLDDHGWMSYARPRLRAELGTDPTRHDHIAAADVPAVTARIEELLTERWRELAAVPGLTPTAGSVTLPWQRTYEIDFALEETGAQS